The Solanum lycopersicum chromosome 9, SLM_r2.1 genome window below encodes:
- the LOC101243925 gene encoding protein OCTOPUS — MNPTTVDPTQPPPQPPQVAQPPRSSFSCDRHPDEQFTGFCPECLCERLTTLDNNSNNNNPSSSSRRPSTSSSSAAAAAIKSLFSKPSVPSSSTSVVVNNLPPKPVKPTSFFPELRRTKSFSASKNEALGFNTSAFEPQRKSCDVRGRNTLWSLFSIDDETKTGKPTCSLNQNANDIGDGFVGRPVKEEEEEEDEFENGEEFENVGDEIIEEELPVENEMQPEIVVEEEVLKPMKDHIDLDSQGKKGSGGKDLKEIAGSFWSAASVFSKKWHNWRKKQKLKKRNNGENSGTLPVEKPISRRYRDTQSEIADYGFGRRSCDTDPRFSLDAGRMSFDDPRYSFDEPRASWDGYLIGRTFPRMPPMVSVIEDAPVVHIPRFDNQIPVEEPRLSMTSINEDESMPGGSTQTKEYYSDSSSRRRKSLDRSNSIRKTAASVVAEMDEMKSVSNAKVLPAMGDQFLGAKVLVGERDTYSNSNSLRDDCSETFELTGFRDNNSSVIGNGERKDSKKSRRWAWNLWGFINRRVSGNKDEEDDRYSRSNGVERSFSESWQDLRTNGDVRGGVNRKVFRSNSSVSWRNSTGIGGSFGSMRKSSVDMNGHVKKKRDDIVLERNRSSRYSPNHIDNGLLRFYLAPMRGSRRGLPGKSRPNGSHSIARSLFRLY, encoded by the coding sequence ATGAATCCCACCACCGTAGACCCAACACAACCACCGCCACAGCCACCTCAGGTGGCACAACCACCGAGGTCTTCCTTCAGTTGTGACCGACACCCAGATGAACAATTCACCGGTTTTTGTCCTGAATGTCTCTGTGAAAGACTCACCACCTTAGATAACAACAGCAATAATAACAACCCTTCGTCTTCTTCTCGACGTCcttctacttcttcatcttctgctgctgctgctgctatTAAATCCCTTTTCTCTAAACCTTCTgttccttcttcttctacttcggTTGTTGTTAATAATCTTCCTCCTAAACCTGTTAAACCCACTTCGTTTTTTCCTGAGCTTCGTCGGACTAAATCGTTTTCTGCTTCGAAAAACGAGGCGTTGGGGTTTAATACTTCTGCTTTTGAACCCCAAAGGAAATCTTGTGATGTTCGTGGTCGTAATACTCTTTGGTCTTTGTTTTCTATTGACGACGAAACGAAAACTGGGAAACCCACTTGTTCGCTTAATCAAAATGCGAATGATATTGGGGACGGATTTGTTGGTAGACCGGTtaaagaggaggaggaggaagaagacGAATTCGAAAATGGTGAAGAGTTTGAAAATGTGGGTGATGAAATAATTGAAGAGGAGTTACCGGTGGAAAATGAGATGCAACCGGAGATTGTGGTGGAAGAGGAGGTATTGAAGCCGATGAAAGATCATATAGATCTTGATTCACAGGGCAAAAAGGGTTCAGGGGGAAAGGATTTGAAGGAAATTGCAGGGAGTTTTTGGTCAGCTGCATCGGTTTTTAGTAAGAAATGGCATAACTGGAGGAAAAAACAGAAGCTGAAGAAGAGAAACAATGGCGAAAACTCTGGTACATTGCCTGTAGAAAAGCCCATTTCAAGGCGTTATAGGGATACCCAATCGGAGATAGCTGATTATGGTTTTGGGAGAAGGTCCTGTGATACTGATCCTCGGTTTTCCCTCGATGCTGGAAGGATGAGTTTTGATGATCCAAGGTATTCTTTCGATGAACCCCGTGCTTCTTGGGATGGTTATTTGATTGGTAGGACTTTTCCTAGAATGCCGCCAATGGTTTCAGTGATAGAAGATGCACCAGTTGTGCATATTCCGCGGTTTGATAACCAAATTCCGGTTGAGGAACCCCGTCTTTCAATGACTTCTATCAATGAGGATGAATCAATGCCTGGAGGTTCTACTCAAACCAAAGAGTATTACTCGGATTCATCTTCGAGGAGAAGGAAGAGTCTTGATAGGTCTAATTCAATTAGGAAGACTGCAGCTTCTGTTGTGGCAGAAATGGATGAAATGAAATCAGTATCTAATGCTAAAGTATTGCCTGCTATGGGTGATCAGTTTCTTGGAGCCAAAGTGTTGGTTGGTGAGAGGGATACGTATTCGAATTCCAATTCTTTAAGAGATGACTGCTCTGAAACATTTGAATTGACAGGTTTTAGGGATAATAATAGTTCAGTGATTGGTAACGGGGAACGAAAGGATTCGAAAAAGTCAAGGAGGTGGGCCTGGAATTTATGGGGTTTTATAAATAGGAGAGTTAGTGGGAACAAAGATGAGGAAGATGATAGGTATAGTAGATCAAATGGAGTGGAGAGGTCATTTTCTGAATCTTGGCAAGACTTGAGGACAAATGGTGATGTAAGAGGTGGTGTTAATAGGAAGGTATTCAGGAGTAACAGCAGTGTTAGCTGGAGAAACTCCACCGGTATTGGTGGATCATTTGGGAGTATGAGGAAATCTAGTGTTGACATGAATGGACAtgtaaagaagaaaagagatgacATTGTGTTGGAGAGGAATCGAAGCTCTAGATATTCACCTAATCATATTGATAATGGACTCTTGCGATTCTACTTGGCACCCATGAGAGGCAGCCGGAGAGGTTTACCAGGAAAAAGTAGGCCAAATGGCTCACATTCGATCGCCAGGAGCTTATTTCGACTCTACTGA